Below is a window of bacterium DNA.
GCCGCATCCCCGTCCAGAGTTCCAGCGCGAGCGCCCCCTGGTGCAGCAGCATCCCCAGCCCGTCGACGGTGCGGGCCCCGGCGGCGGCGGCCGCGGCGAGCAGCGGCGTCACCCGCGGGCGGTACACGATGTCCACGACGACCTGCCCCGGGCGCAGGCCGCCGCGCGGCAGCGGGAGCGGGTCGCCGCG
It encodes the following:
- a CDS encoding shikimate dehydrogenase — translated: RGDPLPLPRGGLRPGQVVVDIVYRPRVTPLLAAAAAAGARTVDGLGMLLHQGALALELWTGMRPPLETMRRALRTAAGGATRGKL